The Desulfovibrio piger DNA segment CTGGTGCGCGACCGCGCCCAGGGCAGCCGCCAGACCGTGGCCCGGGTGGACCTTGGTGTGGATCTGCCCGCCTCGTTCAAGGGCACGCACATGAGCCGCTTCATCGAAGCGCTGGAAGAATGGAACGACGAAATCAACTACCAGTCGGTGCGCCGCCTGCTGGCCACGGTCAAGGAACGTCTGGAAGCGCGCCGTTCCTATGTGCGCTTCTGCTTCCCCTATTTCGTGCACAAGCCCGCGCCCTCGTCGGGCATCAAGAGCATCATCTCGTATGAATGCCGTTTGACCGGCGAGCTGGACGAGAAGGGCCAGTCCTTCCTGCTGGAAGTGGACGTGCCCGTGATGACCGTGTGCCCCTGCTCCAAGGCCATCAGCCGCGAGGGCGCGCACAGCCAGCGCACCATGATCCATCTGGCCGTGCGCATGTCGGGCTTCAGCTGGATCGAGGAATTCATCGAGATGGCCGAGGCTTCGGGCTCGTCCGCCGTCTACACCCTGCTCAAGCGCGAGGACGAGAAATACGTCACCGAGCACGCCTTCGCCCAGCCCACCTTCGTGGAGGACGTGGTGCGCAACGTGGCCCAGCGCCTGACGGAGCACGAGCATGTGCGCTGGTTCCGCGTGGAAGTGGAGAGCATGGAATCCATCCACAGCCACAACGCCTTTGCCTGCATCGAACGCGACCTGCGAACGCAGGACGAACAGGCCTAGCCCACACCTGAGGAAGCCGGGAGAGCCCCGGCTTCCTTTTTTTACACGATACTGCGGTCAAAAAATTTTCCCCAAAAAGTTTTTTACACTTGACAGCAGCCTGTGCTAATACTCTCAAGCCCAAGTTTCGTATGGCCTTGGGGCAGGGCAGGCTGTCCGGCCGTCGTCCTGTCCCCCTCAGGGACTGTCCCTTTGCCGGCGGCATGCGGGGCTTTTCCCTGCCGCCCGGGCCCTTTCCCCCGTTTTTGGTTGCGATTTCTTACCCCGGAGAAAGCATGCGTCTTGTCCCAAGACTGCTGATACCCCTTGCCATGGGCCTGCTGGCCCTGAGCGCCGGTTGCGCCTCCCATTCCGGGTCCGGCTCTTCCGGTTATCCTGAAGAATCCTGGTATGCGCAGCGCCAGCGCGCGGCGCAGGAAGCCCGCTTCCGCCGTTCCTATGAAGCCGTTTTCGATGAAAGCGCCGAGGAGGGCGGTCCCCGGCAGGCCAAGGCCGTGCAGGTGGCCCGTTCCGCCATCGGTACCCCCTATGTGCCCGGCGGGCGCAATCCCGGCGGCTTCGACTGCTCCGGCCTCGTCCAGTGGGCCTACAAGAGCGTGGGCATCAACCTGCCGCGCACGGCCCGGGAACAGTCGGCCGTAGGCAAGCGCATCACCCGCGTGGAAGACATGCGCGCCGGTGACATCGTGGCCTTCCACCATCCCCGCCGCGGCTACCACACCGGCATCTATGTGGGGGACGGGAAATTCGTCCACAGCCCCCGTCGCCGGACGCGCGTGCGCATCAACAGCCTTGACGACCCGTATTTCAGAACTACCTTCATGGGAGCCCGGCGCGTGGAAGGCAGCGACGCCTTCAGTGCTGAGGAACTGCGCATGGCCGCCTATGCCGAAGAGCAGGCCGTGCGCGAGATCTCGCACAGCCGCAGCAAGAGCAAGGCCGGTGTCAGCCAGAAGAGCTCGCGGGACAAGAAGAGCAGCGTCAAGAAGAACAACAGCCGCAGCAAGAGCAAGAGCAGCGTCAGCCGGAAGGGCAGCAGCAAGAAGAGCAGCGTCAAGAAAAGCAGTCGCAGCAAAAGCAAGAGCAGCAAAAGCAAGAGCAGCGTCCAGAAAAAGAGCAGCAGCAAGAAAAGCTCCGGCAAGCAGGGACGCAATACCAAGAAATAGTCCGTCCTTTCGTCCGCAACGGGAGGGCGGCATGACCCGGGCCCCGGGCCCGGCATATACGGGAGTCGATCATGCTTCCTCTCATGAGCCCCCAGGATGCCAAAAGGAAACTGGAAGCCGGCGAGATCCGGCTCGTGGACATACGCGAACCTGATGAAGTGGAGTCCCTGCGCATCGAAGGCGCGGAGATCGCCCCCCTGTCGGTCATCCGCTGGCAGGATTTCCGCCCCGTGACGGACAAGCCCGTGGTCTTCACCTGCAACTCGGGCCGCCGCACCAAGAACAACAGCGACCTTCTGGAACAGCTGGCCGCCGGTGAGGCCTGGCAGATGGAAGGCGGGGCCACGGCCTGGGACAAGGCCGGTCTCCCCGTGGTGCGCAGCCGCCGCAGCCTGCCCATGTTCCGCCAGATCCAGATCGGCGCGGGCGGCATGGTGCTGCTGGGCCTGGTCCTGAGCCTTGTCTGGCCCCAGTGGCTCTGGCTGAGCGCTTTCGTGGGCGCGGGCCTGGTCTTTGCCGGGGTGACGGGCTTCTGCGGCTTGGGTCTTTTGCTGGCCCGCATGCCGTGGAACAAGAAATAGTCTCCGCGCAGACAGATTTTCCCAAAGGGGAAGGGCGCTCCTGTCAGGGGGCCCTTCCCCTTTCGTTCATATCCTTCATGATACACAGACGGCCCGTACGGGCGTTTTCGGAGGCGGCATGACCATCCCCTGCGCACTGCCCCGCAGCCTGCAAGCCTATCGTTACCATCCTGCGCCGTCAGCCTCTTCCCGTCCCGTGCGGGGACGGCTGGCCCCCAGCCCCACGGGCTACATGCATCTGGGCAATGCCTGGGCCTTCCTTCTGGCCTGGCTGGCGGTGCGCAGCGCCGGAGGGTCGCTGGTCCTGCGCATGGAGGACATCGACCCCCAGCGTTCGCGTCCCGAATATGCCCGGGCTCTGGTGGAGGATCTGCGCTGGCTGGGGCTGGAC contains these protein-coding regions:
- a CDS encoding rhodanese family protein — protein: MLPLMSPQDAKRKLEAGEIRLVDIREPDEVESLRIEGAEIAPLSVIRWQDFRPVTDKPVVFTCNSGRRTKNNSDLLEQLAAGEAWQMEGGATAWDKAGLPVVRSRRSLPMFRQIQIGAGGMVLLGLVLSLVWPQWLWLSAFVGAGLVFAGVTGFCGLGLLLARMPWNKK
- the folE2 gene encoding GTP cyclohydrolase FolE2 yields the protein MEDVQRHAPKVPINIDRVGIRGITVPLLVRDRAQGSRQTVARVDLGVDLPASFKGTHMSRFIEALEEWNDEINYQSVRRLLATVKERLEARRSYVRFCFPYFVHKPAPSSGIKSIISYECRLTGELDEKGQSFLLEVDVPVMTVCPCSKAISREGAHSQRTMIHLAVRMSGFSWIEEFIEMAEASGSSAVYTLLKREDEKYVTEHAFAQPTFVEDVVRNVAQRLTEHEHVRWFRVEVESMESIHSHNAFACIERDLRTQDEQA
- a CDS encoding C40 family peptidase; translation: MRLVPRLLIPLAMGLLALSAGCASHSGSGSSGYPEESWYAQRQRAAQEARFRRSYEAVFDESAEEGGPRQAKAVQVARSAIGTPYVPGGRNPGGFDCSGLVQWAYKSVGINLPRTAREQSAVGKRITRVEDMRAGDIVAFHHPRRGYHTGIYVGDGKFVHSPRRRTRVRINSLDDPYFRTTFMGARRVEGSDAFSAEELRMAAYAEEQAVREISHSRSKSKAGVSQKSSRDKKSSVKKNNSRSKSKSSVSRKGSSKKSSVKKSSRSKSKSSKSKSSVQKKSSSKKSSGKQGRNTKK